The Geobacillus genomosp. 3 genome segment ACAACGTGTACGCACCGGAAACGCTCGTGCTTTGGGAGGCGCAGTTTGGCGATTTTGCCAACATGGCGCAAGCAATATTTGACCAGTTTATCTCTTCGGGCCGAGCGAAATGGGGGCAAAAGTCCGGGCTGGTCATGCTTCTGCCGCACGGCTATGAAGGGCAAGGTCCGGAACATTCGAGCGGCCGTGTCGAGCGGTTTTTACAGCTCGCAGCGGAAAACAACTGGACGGTTGCCAACTTGTCGACGGCGGCACAATATTTCCACATTTTGCGCCGACAAGCGGCGTTGCTGAAAAAAGAAGAAGTGCGCCCGCTCGTCTTAATGACGCCGAAAAGCTTGCTTCGCCATCCGCTGGCGGCATCCGACGCTGATGCGCTTGCCAACGGCACATTCTCACCAGTGCTCGAGCAGCCGGGATTAGGGACCGACGCCAACAAGGTTGAGCGGATCGTATTTGGCACCGGCAAACTGATGATTGATGTAGCGGAACAAATCGGCAAAACGGACGGGCTTGACTGGCTGCACGTCGTGCGCGTCGAAGAGCTGTATCCATTCCCGGAAGAAGCGGTGAGAGACATCATCGCCCGCTATCCGAACGTGAAAGAACTTGTCTGGGTGCAGGAAGAACCGAAAAACATGGGCGCGTGGACGTATATGGAACCGCGCCTGCGGGCTGTCGTTCCGGAAGGCGTCGACGTCAGCTACATCGGGCGGCGCCGGCGGGCGAGCCCGGCGGAAGGCGATCCGGTCGTCCACCGGAAAGAGCAGGAGCGCATTATTCGCTGTGCATTAACGAAACATGAACGATGATTACGGAAACGTTTGAGGAGGGCATCAACGTGGCTGAGATCAAAGTCCCGGAACTAGCAGAGTCCATCACCGAAGGCACCATCGCTCAATGGTTGAAAAAGCCGGGCGACTATGTGGAAAAAGGCGAGTCGGTTTGTGAGTTGGAAACGGATAAAGTGAACGTCGAAATTATGGCGGAAGAGTCGGGCGTTTTGCAACAGTTGCTGGCGAATGAAGGCGATACCGTTGCGGTCGGCCAGGCGATCGCCATCATCGGCGCGGGGGCGGCGTCGGCTCCGGCTGCTCCGGAAGCGGCTCCGCAGCCGGTTGATGAAACGGAAACGGTCATGCCGGCTGACCGCGCCGAGCAGCAAACACCGCAACCGGTCGCGGTTGCCCAGGCGCCGGGCCAACGCCCGGTCGCCTCTCCGGCCGCCCGGAAAATGGCGCGCGAAAAAGGGATCGACTTGACGCAAGTGCCGACCGTTGATCCGTTAGGGCGCGTCCGGAAACAAGACGTCGCTTCGTTTGCCGCCCAGCCGGCTGCTCCGCAACCGGCCCCAACGGCCGCTCCGGTTTCTGGGCCAGCGCCGGCTCCTGTTCCGGCAGCCGAAAGCGGCAAACCGGTGATCCGTGAAAAAATGTCGCGCCGCCGGCAAACGATCGCCAAACGGCTGCTTGAAGTTTCGCAATCGACCGCGATGTTGACGACGTTCAACGAAATCGACATGTCAGCCGTCATGGAGTTGCGCAAACGGAAAAAAGACAAGTTTTTTGAACAGCATGACGTCCGTCTCGGCTTTATGTCGTTTTTCGTCAAGGCGGCCGTGGCGGCGCTGAAAAAATATCCGTACGTCAACGCTGAGATTCAAGGTGATGAAATTTTACTAAAAAAATATTATGACATCGGTGTGGCTGTTTCGACCGACGAAGGGCTTGTCGTCCCGGTTGTGCGTGACTGCGACCGGAAAAACTTTGCCGAAATTGAGCGCGACATTGCCGAATTGGCCGCAAAAGCGCGGAGCAACAAACTGTCGCTTGCCGATTTGCAGGGCGGCACGTTTACGATCACGAACGGCGGCGTCTTCGGCTCGCTCTTGTCGACACCGCTTCTCAACGGACCGCAAGTCGGCATTTTAGGCATGCATTCGATCAAACTGCGCCCGGTCGCCATCGATGAAGAGCGGATCGAAAACCGCCCGATGATGTACGTCGCCTTGTCGTACGATCATCGCATCATCGACGGCAAAGAGGCAGTCGGGTTCTTGAAAACGGTGAAAGACTTGATCGAAAATCCGGAAGATTTGTTGCTTGAAAGTTAATACCGAAAACAGAGGAGCCGCAGTGTGCGGCCCCTCTTTTTTATCGGCCAAATGCCACAGCGAGGTGAATGAACTTTTCTGTTTTACGGAAAACTACCGGCAAAAAGGAGCATTCCCGTTAGGAGCTTTTCCGGGGACTTGATCAAAAAAAGCCCTCTTGGTATGATGCAGGGGTGCCAAACAATACCTACCATCATGCCAAGGAGGACTTCAGATGAATTGTACACAAAATCAGAAAATCAATCAAGTCACGGAACACACATTGGTCGTGGGCATCGATATCGCGAAACGAACCCACTACGCCTGCTTCGTGGATGACCGGGGGCGCGTGCTTCGCAAGTCGTTCCCGATCTTCCAGTCGAAAGAGGGGTTTCAACAGCTGTATGAAGCGATTCAGGAGGGGAGGAAAGCGTTCGGGAAGTCACAGGTGATCGTCGCTGTGGAGCCGACCGGGCACTACTGGTTGAACCTGGCCTACTTCCTCGAGGAAAACGGGATCCCGCTGGTCATGGTCAACCCGGCGCATGTGTGCCGGTCGAAAGAACTCGATGACAACCTGCCGACGAAACACGACGCCAAAGACGCCCTGGTCATCGCCAGGCTGGCGAAAGACGGGCGATTCCTCGTCCCCCGGCTGCTGCACGAGATCGAAGCGGATTTGCGCGTCGGGAGCACGCTCAAAGAGAAGCTCCGGAAGGAACAGGCGGCGGTGAAAAACGCGATCATCCGTTGGACGGATCGGTATTTTCCAGAGTTTTGGACCGTGTTTCGCGACCTGGGGAAAACAGCGCTGGCGGTGCTGGAGTGGACGCCGCTTCCGGCCGATATGGCGGGTCGGACCGCCGAGGAGCTTCTGGAGGCGTACCGGCAAAGCGAAGGGCTGAAATGCCCGCAGAAAGCGAAAATTCAGGCGTTGATCGACGCCGCGAAGGGCTCGATTGGGGTGACGGAAGGGACGACGATGGCC includes the following:
- the odhB gene encoding 2-oxoglutarate dehydrogenase complex dihydrolipoyllysine-residue succinyltransferase, translating into MAEIKVPELAESITEGTIAQWLKKPGDYVEKGESVCELETDKVNVEIMAEESGVLQQLLANEGDTVAVGQAIAIIGAGAASAPAAPEAAPQPVDETETVMPADRAEQQTPQPVAVAQAPGQRPVASPAARKMAREKGIDLTQVPTVDPLGRVRKQDVASFAAQPAAPQPAPTAAPVSGPAPAPVPAAESGKPVIREKMSRRRQTIAKRLLEVSQSTAMLTTFNEIDMSAVMELRKRKKDKFFEQHDVRLGFMSFFVKAAVAALKKYPYVNAEIQGDEILLKKYYDIGVAVSTDEGLVVPVVRDCDRKNFAEIERDIAELAAKARSNKLSLADLQGGTFTITNGGVFGSLLSTPLLNGPQVGILGMHSIKLRPVAIDEERIENRPMMYVALSYDHRIIDGKEAVGFLKTVKDLIENPEDLLLES
- a CDS encoding IS110 family transposase, which encodes MNCTQNQKINQVTEHTLVVGIDIAKRTHYACFVDDRGRVLRKSFPIFQSKEGFQQLYEAIQEGRKAFGKSQVIVAVEPTGHYWLNLAYFLEENGIPLVMVNPAHVCRSKELDDNLPTKHDAKDALVIARLAKDGRFLVPRLLHEIEADLRVGSTLKEKLRKEQAAVKNAIIRWTDRYFPEFWTVFRDLGKTALAVLEWTPLPADMAGRTAEELLEAYRQSEGLKCPQKAKIQALIDAAKGSIGVTEGTTMARFEIAALVRQYRQFEAEIAALDAELKALVQTTMEYQWLKTVDGLGDATIIDLLAEIGSFAHYRDPRQLVKLAGLTLKENSSGQRKGQKHISKRGRKRLRSVLFRAVIPLIRHNEAFRELHEYYTTRPVNPLTGKQSIVALCRKLLNVLFAICTKKQAFDAERMRQDVLSHVPHRAA